From Nitratidesulfovibrio vulgaris str. Hildenborough, a single genomic window includes:
- a CDS encoding bifunctional diguanylate cyclase/phosphodiesterase: MRIREALLDVLKGLLKTTPREEPLADTSVTEEGRSRTQRPGTMRQPWEESPLEMLRAYDALHIVVLRLVDHALLHELYGSELLSGVERSIAASIGEHLPQLGHLPDGTLQLFPAEGGEFVAVWPAQRQRTRRLADIAYTLKHSVRHAVKDSPLLWSGRDLQIDTGCAVFRKRPDRPVEDDFLRSLDDARMMAHRNMDLTDLRMARDFKTILQENALRTLYQPIVHFPTGRIMAWEALTRGPADSPLHSPAMLFDVAEEMGMLFALERNCREHAIADAGTLAAGQKLFLNIHPRTLSDPEFTPGSTLRALRDTGLRPEDVVFEITERHAIKDLTTFYKTLEHYRGQGFGIAIDDAGTGYSGLASIAELKPDFIKIDMSLVRGIHRDPVRQALIETFIDFAEKIGARVIAEGIECREEASILLRMGAHYGQGYYLGRPSYPKHEEYIDLSGLRPALDIGTSGMACSMPVGDLAEEAQTVAPDALVDDIRKRFEDGQQHNGLAVVDANTHPMGLVMDYHLNRQLSAQYGVALYSRRAVTCVMDPAPTILDESTPAEEAARIAMARPRLQAYDDLLVTREGRLTGIVPVQKLLHTIAEVQVELAKGTNPLSGLPGNVAIEKEIETRLASARRFALIYADLDNFKSYNDTYGFKNGDRIILLLARILAWAIRRHGRKGDLVGHIGGDDFVCITTPELASRVCKGITRCFGRLVRHCYSAEDRERGWIMARGRDGVERNFPLVSVSLAVLDCGMENNLLEIGERAAHVKHLAKAIAGNAYVLETGNVGGSGDCVCRSGTQSAF; the protein is encoded by the coding sequence ATGCGTATCCGCGAAGCATTATTGGATGTCCTGAAAGGGCTGTTAAAGACGACACCACGCGAAGAACCTCTGGCCGACACGTCGGTGACAGAAGAAGGAAGGTCACGGACGCAGCGCCCCGGCACCATGAGGCAACCGTGGGAAGAATCGCCTCTTGAGATGTTACGGGCATATGACGCGCTGCATATCGTCGTGCTTCGCCTTGTCGACCACGCCCTGCTGCATGAACTCTACGGCAGTGAGCTTCTGTCGGGTGTCGAACGCAGCATCGCCGCAAGCATTGGTGAACATCTGCCACAATTGGGGCATCTCCCGGATGGCACGTTGCAACTCTTTCCCGCGGAAGGTGGCGAATTCGTGGCTGTCTGGCCCGCACAGCGCCAGCGCACGAGACGCCTCGCCGACATCGCCTACACGCTCAAGCACTCCGTCCGCCATGCCGTGAAAGACAGCCCGCTGCTGTGGTCGGGCCGCGACCTCCAGATAGACACGGGTTGCGCCGTCTTCCGCAAACGTCCGGACAGGCCGGTCGAAGATGACTTTCTGCGTTCGCTAGACGATGCGCGCATGATGGCCCACCGCAACATGGACCTCACCGACCTGCGCATGGCCCGTGACTTCAAGACGATACTTCAGGAGAACGCCTTGCGCACACTCTACCAGCCCATCGTCCACTTCCCCACGGGTCGCATCATGGCCTGGGAGGCTCTCACCCGTGGGCCTGCCGATTCGCCCCTGCATTCTCCGGCCATGCTCTTCGACGTGGCCGAGGAGATGGGTATGCTCTTCGCCCTTGAGCGCAATTGCCGCGAACATGCCATCGCCGATGCCGGGACACTGGCCGCAGGGCAGAAGCTCTTTCTCAACATCCACCCCCGCACGTTGTCCGACCCCGAGTTCACACCGGGCAGCACACTCCGTGCGTTACGTGACACGGGGCTGCGTCCCGAGGATGTCGTCTTCGAAATCACCGAACGACACGCCATCAAAGACCTGACCACGTTCTACAAGACGCTGGAGCATTATCGCGGGCAGGGATTCGGCATCGCCATCGACGACGCAGGCACAGGCTATTCCGGCCTCGCCAGCATCGCCGAACTCAAACCCGACTTCATCAAGATAGACATGTCGCTGGTGCGAGGCATCCATCGCGACCCCGTCCGTCAGGCTCTCATCGAGACGTTCATCGACTTTGCGGAGAAAATCGGCGCACGGGTCATCGCGGAGGGCATCGAGTGCAGAGAAGAGGCGAGCATCCTGCTGCGGATGGGGGCGCACTACGGGCAAGGGTACTACCTTGGGCGACCGTCGTACCCGAAGCACGAGGAGTACATCGACCTCAGCGGACTGCGCCCCGCGCTGGATATCGGAACATCGGGCATGGCGTGTTCCATGCCTGTGGGCGACCTTGCCGAGGAGGCACAGACCGTCGCGCCCGACGCCCTCGTCGACGACATCCGCAAGCGCTTCGAGGACGGACAGCAGCATAACGGACTTGCCGTGGTCGACGCCAACACCCACCCCATGGGTCTGGTGATGGACTACCACCTGAACCGCCAGCTTTCGGCGCAGTACGGAGTCGCTCTCTATTCCAGAAGGGCTGTCACGTGCGTCATGGACCCCGCACCGACCATCCTCGACGAGAGTACCCCTGCCGAAGAGGCCGCACGCATCGCCATGGCCCGCCCCCGGCTTCAGGCCTATGACGACCTTCTGGTCACACGCGAGGGAAGACTCACCGGTATCGTCCCCGTCCAGAAACTGCTGCACACCATCGCAGAGGTGCAGGTCGAACTTGCAAAGGGCACGAACCCCCTTTCGGGGCTTCCCGGCAACGTCGCCATCGAGAAGGAGATAGAGACGCGGCTCGCCTCGGCACGGCGTTTCGCACTCATCTACGCCGACCTCGACAACTTCAAGAGCTACAACGACACCTACGGATTCAAGAACGGGGACCGCATCATCCTGCTACTGGCGCGCATTCTCGCATGGGCCATACGGCGGCACGGGAGGAAGGGCGACCTTGTAGGGCACATCGGCGGCGACGACTTCGTGTGCATCACCACACCCGAACTCGCATCCCGGGTCTGCAAGGGCATAACCCGTTGTTTCGGCAGGCTCGTCCGCCACTGCTATTCTGCCGAAGACAGAGAGAGGGGCTGGATAATGGCGCGAGGGCGTGATGGCGTGGAACGGAACTTCCCCCTCGTTTCGGTCTCACTGGCTGTGCTCGACTGCGGTATGGAGAACAACCTTCTGGAAATCGGAGAACGGGCGGCCCATGTGAAACACCTGGCGAAAGCCATCGCGGGCAACGCCTACGTCCTCGAGACCGGGAACGTAGGCGGAAGCGGAGACTGCGTATGCCGCAGTGGTACGCAAAGTGCGTTTTGA
- a CDS encoding chemotaxis protein CheA, with protein sequence MIDRPAVMRLFGDEARELLIDMESLFLELEQTPDDRALVARVFRTMHTLKGSGAMFGYTEAARVAHALEDVFDRVRHGRLPLTSELLGLCLEAKDHLQTLLEGDPADVPVAVREASDALMLRIAAFEHDEADVDDGQAVHAAKPYDTGVPEHMTISGDATGEAEVCLWVRLTPADDWMWRGLDPLRLLDSFRGYGPFEVVPVFADGGLEHVGEVPFPVRWEGVLTGRVSADVLRQDYAWLLDSENLSIMSLGKRSDCPPVRALLSAAVGGRVNDPLALMAAARAMEREDICNCMDVQSVASEVAQAAEASSSSIRVESAKLDRLVGFVGELVILQSRLSQLVRGVPDDAMREVAEGLERLAGSLRDSAMSMRMVPMGSTFHSFRRLVRDLAAQLGKKVLFEAEGGDTELDKTLIDQLRDPLLHLLRNAMDHGIEPPEVRLATGKPEEGVVRLGASHSGGEVHIYVSDDGAGVDLEKVRLRAVAMGLIPPETEPDTATLLALLYVPGFTTAPGVSEISGRGVGMDVVHSAIAALRGSLDMETTPGRGTTCHIRLPLTLAIIDGMRVLVGGDSYIVPLTMVEACLERFVDGAVRTVECIEYRGRLIPCVSLRLLLGVPGEQPGYERVIVAGKEGHEVGFAVDAVVGLQQAVIKGVGNLCRNVAWISGTTVDADGGISLILDVVQLIRFAVGSVGPEAHA encoded by the coding sequence ATGATAGACCGCCCGGCCGTGATGCGCCTCTTCGGGGATGAGGCACGCGAGTTGCTCATCGACATGGAGTCGTTGTTCCTCGAACTGGAACAGACTCCGGACGACAGGGCACTGGTGGCCCGTGTCTTCCGGACGATGCACACGCTCAAGGGAAGCGGGGCGATGTTCGGCTATACCGAAGCTGCGCGCGTCGCCCATGCCCTTGAGGATGTCTTTGACAGGGTACGGCATGGGCGGCTTCCGCTGACATCCGAACTGCTCGGCCTCTGCCTCGAGGCGAAGGACCATCTTCAGACCCTGCTGGAAGGCGACCCCGCCGATGTGCCTGTTGCGGTGCGCGAGGCCTCGGATGCACTCATGCTTCGTATCGCAGCCTTTGAGCATGATGAAGCCGATGTCGACGATGGGCAGGCCGTTCATGCCGCCAAGCCATATGATACTGGTGTTCCCGAACACATGACCATCTCAGGTGATGCGACGGGCGAGGCCGAGGTCTGCCTCTGGGTACGCCTTACGCCAGCAGACGACTGGATGTGGCGAGGGCTTGACCCGTTGCGCCTGCTCGATTCGTTTCGCGGGTACGGGCCATTCGAGGTCGTTCCGGTGTTCGCCGACGGCGGACTGGAACATGTGGGCGAGGTGCCGTTCCCCGTGCGCTGGGAGGGCGTACTCACCGGCCGGGTCTCTGCTGACGTCTTGCGGCAGGACTATGCGTGGCTTCTGGATAGCGAGAACCTGTCGATCATGTCCCTTGGCAAGCGCAGTGACTGTCCTCCGGTGCGAGCCTTGCTTTCCGCAGCCGTGGGGGGGCGCGTGAATGACCCCTTGGCCCTGATGGCCGCTGCCCGCGCCATGGAGAGGGAGGACATCTGCAACTGCATGGATGTCCAGTCTGTGGCGTCGGAGGTCGCCCAGGCTGCCGAGGCGTCATCCTCCAGTATCCGGGTCGAGAGTGCCAAACTCGACAGGCTCGTGGGCTTCGTGGGCGAACTGGTCATCCTGCAATCGCGCCTCTCGCAGCTTGTGCGTGGCGTTCCCGATGATGCCATGCGTGAAGTGGCAGAGGGGCTGGAACGGTTGGCTGGCTCGTTGCGTGACAGTGCCATGTCCATGCGCATGGTGCCCATGGGGTCTACGTTCCACAGCTTCAGACGGCTTGTCCGCGACCTTGCCGCGCAGCTGGGCAAGAAGGTGCTCTTCGAGGCCGAGGGCGGAGATACCGAACTGGACAAGACACTCATCGACCAGTTGCGCGACCCGTTGCTGCATCTTCTGCGTAACGCCATGGACCACGGCATCGAACCTCCCGAGGTGCGGCTGGCGACCGGAAAACCGGAAGAAGGCGTGGTGCGACTCGGGGCCTCACATTCCGGTGGAGAGGTGCATATCTATGTTTCCGACGACGGTGCCGGGGTAGACCTTGAGAAGGTGCGACTCCGTGCCGTCGCCATGGGGCTCATACCGCCCGAGACCGAACCGGATACCGCCACCTTGCTTGCGCTGCTGTATGTTCCAGGCTTCACGACAGCACCGGGCGTCTCGGAGATATCCGGTCGTGGCGTGGGCATGGATGTCGTCCACAGCGCCATCGCCGCGTTGCGAGGTTCGCTGGACATGGAGACGACGCCGGGACGAGGCACCACATGCCATATCAGGCTTCCGCTGACGCTAGCCATCATCGACGGCATGCGCGTCCTTGTGGGCGGTGATTCGTACATCGTGCCCCTGACCATGGTCGAAGCCTGCCTCGAACGCTTCGTGGACGGGGCCGTCCGTACCGTGGAGTGCATCGAATACCGCGGTCGCCTGATTCCGTGCGTCAGCCTGCGGCTTCTTCTCGGTGTGCCGGGCGAACAACCCGGTTACGAACGTGTCATCGTCGCGGGTAAGGAAGGACATGAAGTCGGTTTCGCCGTGGATGCCGTGGTCGGGCTGCAACAGGCGGTCATCAAGGGTGTGGGGAATCTGTGCCGCAACGTCGCATGGATTTCAGGGACGACGGTCGATGCCGATGGCGGCATCTCGCTCATTCTCGATGTGGTGCAGTTGATACGTTTCGCGGTCGGCAGCGTCGGTCCCGAAGCCCATGCCTGA
- a CDS encoding chemotaxis protein CheW yields the protein MMDPHTASPALHMLAFRLGDETVAMDILCVREVLDPGDITRIPQMPDYFLGVINLRGYAVPVIDLRHKLGMGRVAHTPATRIVILDLPGAGELQLMGVFADSVRGVVEVATDQLLPPPSMGAAVPQPYLRGIVRIDNRFVLVLDHERLLTMDEITGMALSTPSLLDRR from the coding sequence ATGATGGATCCGCATACGGCATCCCCTGCCTTGCACATGCTGGCCTTCCGCCTTGGTGACGAGACGGTGGCGATGGACATCCTCTGCGTGCGCGAGGTGCTCGACCCCGGAGATATCACGCGCATTCCGCAGATGCCCGACTACTTTCTGGGGGTCATCAACCTGCGCGGCTATGCCGTTCCGGTGATCGACCTCCGGCACAAGCTCGGCATGGGGCGTGTCGCGCATACGCCAGCCACGCGCATCGTCATTCTCGACCTGCCCGGAGCGGGAGAGTTGCAGCTCATGGGCGTGTTCGCCGACAGCGTTCGCGGCGTGGTGGAGGTCGCCACCGACCAGCTGCTTCCTCCGCCGTCCATGGGGGCGGCTGTTCCGCAGCCCTATCTGCGGGGCATCGTGCGCATCGACAACCGCTTCGTGCTCGTGCTCGACCACGAACGCCTTCTCACGATGGATGAGATAACAGGCATGGCCCTCTCTACGCCGAGTCTGCTGGACAGGAGATGA
- a CDS encoding methyl-accepting chemotaxis protein: MFRNYSLATRLLMAFTALLLLGAVVATMGWRTQHKLIGEMETARVVGDMVTTSERARIDVLYYLLNGHEESAGEVDAKVKRILASVERIRGTLGGQEGGDLQAIAQKSSEYQLLFRELQSVGVERDKTLQQAIAAASQVTDAFDALFEASMAASATDVADRVQEMQKLFLLSRVHILYYLWRGKPDDLMRVREYLDKVRKGVEPLQQSALRARFGTALDSAVSSVRQYEAMVGAFTEFEPRRRALMEKMVASATVLADSARILLERQDAHTQESVRFSAATVLAISLTALLFGIVFTVLTTRMIKKGLGRAVAAAESVAEGNVDVVLEVDSRDEIGTLLTSMNRMLEAERKVATAATELARGQAVTQPEPRGPRDTLTRALAEMVAVERNIAELAVTMASGDLTRRIAPRSEEDKLLRSLMDMVERISCVVRDVQLGAENVAAGSEELSATAEALSQGATEQAASVEQCSASMEEMATRIAQNAENAKTTETIALRAAEDARQSGLAVEETLVAMRDIASRISIIEEIARQTDLLALNAAIEAARAGEQGRGFAVVAAEVRKLAERSQAAAAEINRLSAASLDVSERAGSLLHKLVPDIARTAELVQEIAAASIEQREGAEQVNDALHMLDQVIQQNAAASEEVASTSEELSAQAGHLQRTVAFFRIPGGGTRPRSAPFIAGQEKKPGQTRVEVDVPKAPATPRLRLDLSDDEDGDFERF, encoded by the coding sequence ATGTTCAGAAACTATTCGCTGGCAACACGGTTGCTTATGGCCTTCACCGCGTTGCTTTTGCTGGGCGCCGTAGTCGCCACCATGGGCTGGCGGACACAGCACAAGCTCATCGGCGAGATGGAGACCGCGCGCGTGGTTGGTGACATGGTCACGACTTCCGAACGGGCGCGTATCGACGTCCTCTACTATCTGCTCAACGGGCATGAAGAGAGCGCCGGTGAAGTCGATGCCAAGGTGAAGCGGATTCTCGCTTCTGTGGAGCGGATTCGCGGCACTCTGGGGGGACAGGAAGGCGGTGACCTTCAGGCGATAGCGCAGAAGAGTTCAGAATATCAGCTGCTGTTCCGGGAACTCCAAAGCGTGGGTGTCGAGCGGGACAAGACGTTGCAACAGGCAATCGCCGCTGCCAGTCAGGTTACGGACGCGTTCGATGCGCTGTTCGAGGCCTCGATGGCCGCAAGTGCCACCGACGTGGCCGACCGGGTGCAGGAGATGCAGAAGTTGTTCCTGCTCTCCCGTGTCCATATCCTGTACTATCTGTGGCGGGGCAAGCCCGATGACCTGATGCGGGTGCGCGAGTATCTGGACAAGGTGCGTAAGGGTGTAGAACCCTTGCAGCAGTCGGCACTGCGGGCACGGTTCGGTACAGCCCTCGATTCTGCCGTCTCCAGCGTGCGCCAGTACGAGGCCATGGTCGGGGCGTTCACGGAGTTCGAGCCCCGGCGTCGAGCCCTCATGGAGAAGATGGTCGCCAGCGCAACGGTGCTGGCCGACAGCGCAAGAATCCTGCTTGAACGTCAGGATGCGCACACGCAGGAGTCGGTGCGCTTCTCGGCAGCCACTGTCCTAGCCATAAGTCTGACGGCGCTGTTGTTCGGTATCGTGTTCACCGTGCTGACCACTCGCATGATCAAGAAGGGGCTGGGCAGGGCTGTTGCGGCTGCGGAATCCGTCGCAGAGGGCAATGTCGATGTGGTGCTTGAAGTCGACTCGCGTGACGAGATTGGCACACTGCTCACGTCGATGAACAGAATGCTCGAAGCCGAGCGCAAGGTGGCGACTGCCGCAACGGAACTCGCCCGTGGGCAGGCGGTGACCCAGCCAGAACCGCGCGGCCCTCGTGACACCCTGACGCGTGCTCTTGCCGAGATGGTCGCGGTGGAACGCAACATCGCAGAACTTGCCGTCACCATGGCGTCTGGCGACCTGACGCGGCGCATCGCACCACGTAGCGAAGAGGACAAGTTGCTTCGCTCGCTCATGGACATGGTCGAACGCATCAGCTGTGTCGTGCGAGACGTGCAACTCGGTGCAGAGAACGTGGCGGCCGGAAGTGAAGAGTTGAGCGCCACCGCCGAAGCGCTTTCCCAGGGGGCGACGGAGCAGGCGGCCTCTGTCGAGCAGTGCTCCGCTTCGATGGAGGAGATGGCCACCCGCATCGCGCAGAATGCCGAGAACGCCAAGACCACCGAGACCATCGCCCTGCGTGCGGCCGAGGACGCACGTCAATCGGGGCTCGCCGTCGAAGAGACGCTGGTCGCCATGCGCGATATCGCAAGCCGTATCTCCATCATCGAGGAGATTGCGCGACAGACCGACCTCCTGGCGCTCAACGCGGCCATCGAGGCCGCCCGCGCCGGCGAACAGGGCCGCGGCTTCGCGGTTGTCGCCGCCGAAGTGCGCAAACTGGCCGAACGCAGTCAGGCCGCCGCTGCGGAGATCAACAGACTTTCGGCCGCGAGCCTCGACGTTTCGGAACGGGCCGGGTCGCTGCTACACAAGCTTGTTCCCGACATCGCGCGCACAGCGGAACTCGTGCAGGAGATCGCAGCCGCGAGCATCGAACAGCGTGAAGGTGCCGAGCAGGTCAACGACGCCTTGCACATGCTGGATCAGGTCATTCAGCAGAATGCCGCGGCATCGGAAGAGGTCGCCTCAACATCCGAAGAGCTTTCGGCGCAGGCCGGACATCTGCAACGGACTGTCGCCTTCTTCCGTATCCCCGGAGGGGGGACGCGTCCCCGTTCCGCACCGTTCATCGCCGGACAGGAGAAGAAGCCGGGGCAGACCCGGGTCGAGGTTGACGTGCCGAAGGCACCGGCTACCCCCCGGTTGCGGCTCGACCTCTCCGACGATGAAGACGGCGATTTCGAAAGGTTCTAG
- a CDS encoding RrF2 family transcriptional regulator yields MSAGFGEATVANTHRNVVMKLAAKTRYAARILLALAMHGEGAPMTTTSLSERTGVTVQFIEQILKTLKRGGLTRSTRGAAGGHTLARKPDDISLGDIVRLMEGGIQLTVCCTGEPNACSRKSDCLTRSAWIKASQALEAALDETSLTALMSGEVTHDERACRSLARTGLADVVGRNTKRERSDLSYEI; encoded by the coding sequence ATGTCTGCAGGCTTTGGGGAGGCCACCGTTGCCAACACTCATCGGAACGTTGTCATGAAGCTTGCTGCCAAAACTCGCTACGCGGCGCGTATTCTTCTTGCTCTCGCCATGCACGGAGAAGGCGCACCCATGACCACCACATCCCTGTCCGAACGCACAGGGGTCACTGTTCAGTTCATCGAACAGATTCTCAAGACCCTGAAGCGTGGGGGACTCACACGTAGCACCCGGGGGGCAGCAGGGGGGCATACGCTTGCCCGAAAACCGGACGACATTTCTCTCGGCGACATCGTTCGCCTGATGGAAGGGGGCATTCAGCTGACAGTCTGCTGTACCGGTGAGCCCAACGCCTGTTCCCGGAAATCCGATTGCCTTACCCGTAGTGCGTGGATCAAGGCCTCTCAGGCTCTGGAAGCCGCTCTTGATGAAACGTCGCTCACTGCCCTGATGTCAGGTGAGGTGACGCATGACGAGCGCGCGTGTCGTTCACTCGCCCGCACAGGGCTGGCTGATGTGGTCGGACGCAACACCAAACGGGAACGCTCAGACCTTTCCTACGAGATTTGA
- a CDS encoding RrF2 family transcriptional regulator, which yields MRISSTVHYASRLLVNLAQHTPAAGPVSASELADRTGISVKFIEKIIRQLRTAGMVRSVRGATGGHLLSMRPEDVTLGDVLRVVEGGVQPPNCCVGDDCEDTPCRCKTAWISAAKALEATLDQYTLADIMSTQPTANERSTKRPAARMSNPQYDRTTPGTPYAHGRSCAHQSQ from the coding sequence ATGCGGATTTCCTCGACAGTCCACTATGCCTCTCGACTTCTCGTCAATCTCGCGCAGCACACGCCTGCCGCGGGCCCCGTGTCTGCCTCCGAGCTTGCAGACCGCACTGGCATCTCCGTGAAATTCATCGAAAAGATCATTCGCCAACTCCGTACGGCGGGGATGGTGCGTAGCGTACGAGGAGCAACGGGAGGGCATCTGCTTTCCATGCGCCCCGAGGACGTCACACTTGGAGATGTCCTGCGTGTGGTCGAAGGCGGTGTCCAGCCTCCCAACTGCTGCGTCGGCGACGACTGCGAAGACACCCCCTGCCGCTGCAAGACCGCATGGATATCCGCCGCCAAGGCTCTTGAAGCCACGCTCGACCAGTACACGCTGGCTGACATCATGAGCACCCAGCCCACCGCGAACGAACGCTCGACCAAGCGGCCTGCCGCCCGGATGAGCAACCCCCAATACGACAGGACGACACCCGGAACACCATACGCGCATGGTCGCTCCTGCGCACACCAAAGCCAATAG
- the sqr gene encoding type III sulfide quinone reductase, selenoprotein subtype — protein sequence MKKLLILGAGAGGTMVATKMRKKLDEREWEITVIDRDLKHHYQAGWLFIPFGIYSLDDCIKPKKDFMPRGVKFVQDTIVNVDPEAKVVKTENGSYDYDWLVVGTGCRIAPEEVDGLLDDWRGNIHDFYSPDGAVALRKKMLHMKEGRLVHHICETPIKCPVAPLEFVYMADWYFTKMGVRQNIEIELVTPLTGAFTKPVAAKILGDLCDSKNIKVTPNFVVDSVDPGSKTINSVTGDEVPYDLLVSIPPNMGQEFLIESDIADPMGYMDTDKQTLKSKKYENIYVIGDTTNVPTSKAGSVAHYEADIIAENLLADIEGTGHYHHFDGHSTCFILTGYEKASLIDFSYEVEPLPGMFPFPGLGPCELLGESHMNYWGKLMFKWVYFNLMLKGHELPFEPNLYLHGKDTSLLRKK from the coding sequence ATGAAGAAGCTGCTCATTCTCGGGGCCGGTGCCGGCGGCACCATGGTCGCGACAAAGATGAGAAAAAAGCTCGATGAACGCGAGTGGGAAATCACCGTCATCGACCGCGACCTCAAGCACCACTATCAGGCCGGTTGGCTGTTCATTCCGTTCGGCATCTACAGCCTCGACGACTGCATCAAGCCCAAGAAGGATTTCATGCCCCGCGGCGTGAAGTTCGTGCAGGACACCATCGTCAACGTCGACCCCGAAGCCAAGGTGGTCAAGACCGAAAACGGTTCCTACGACTACGACTGGCTTGTGGTGGGCACGGGCTGCCGCATCGCACCTGAAGAAGTGGACGGTCTTCTCGACGACTGGCGTGGCAACATCCACGACTTCTACTCCCCCGACGGCGCAGTGGCCCTTCGCAAGAAGATGCTGCACATGAAGGAAGGCCGCCTCGTCCACCACATCTGCGAGACCCCCATCAAGTGCCCGGTGGCCCCGCTCGAATTCGTGTACATGGCCGACTGGTACTTCACCAAGATGGGTGTGCGCCAGAACATCGAAATCGAACTGGTGACGCCCCTCACCGGCGCATTCACCAAGCCCGTTGCGGCGAAGATTCTCGGTGACCTGTGCGACTCGAAGAACATCAAGGTCACGCCCAACTTCGTGGTGGACAGCGTCGACCCGGGCAGCAAGACCATCAACTCCGTCACCGGCGACGAAGTACCCTACGACCTTCTGGTCTCCATTCCGCCGAACATGGGGCAGGAATTCCTCATCGAAAGCGACATAGCCGACCCCATGGGCTACATGGACACCGACAAGCAGACGCTCAAGTCCAAGAAGTACGAGAACATCTACGTCATCGGCGACACCACGAACGTGCCGACCTCCAAGGCCGGTTCAGTGGCCCACTATGAGGCCGACATCATCGCCGAGAACCTTCTCGCCGACATCGAAGGCACAGGGCACTACCACCACTTCGACGGTCACTCCACCTGCTTCATCCTCACCGGTTACGAGAAGGCCTCGCTCATCGACTTCAGCTACGAGGTCGAACCGCTGCCCGGCATGTTCCCCTTCCCCGGCCTCGGCCCGTGCGAGTTGCTCGGCGAAAGCCACATGAACTACTGGGGCAAGCTCATGTTCAAGTGGGTCTACTTCAACCTTATGCTCAAGGGCCACGAACTGCCGTTCGAACCGAACCTGTACCTGCACGGCAAGGACACCTCGCTGCTCAGGAAGAAGTAG
- a CDS encoding DUF1641 domain-containing protein, which produces MTNEERILERLERMEEQIAFLHERAQGTKELIQDLTPISNHAFRLMVSELQDVHGHVHLDDVFELLRRGLRGVPNLNYCLDQLENLIDLWRTIHPAIAPTWPHIIATMGEWHRDGVFDKLGALKGVGGKMLDTTTPDDIARLGESLVFLLALLQKLADPKVQTFLMRAVDMLGAVDLDNAKPVGMFGMVGAMGAKETKEGLGVALEVLKALGKLRGDGTPAACGCCCSSKG; this is translated from the coding sequence ATGACCAACGAAGAACGTATACTCGAACGCCTTGAGCGCATGGAAGAGCAGATTGCCTTCCTGCATGAACGCGCACAGGGCACGAAGGAACTCATACAGGACCTTACCCCCATCTCGAACCATGCCTTCAGGCTGATGGTGTCGGAACTGCAGGACGTGCACGGGCATGTGCATCTCGACGACGTGTTCGAGTTGCTGCGCCGTGGACTGCGAGGGGTGCCGAATCTCAACTACTGCCTCGACCAGCTTGAGAACCTCATCGACCTGTGGCGTACCATCCATCCCGCCATCGCTCCCACGTGGCCGCACATCATCGCCACCATGGGTGAATGGCATCGGGACGGGGTATTCGACAAGCTTGGGGCCCTCAAGGGCGTGGGCGGCAAGATGCTCGACACCACGACCCCCGACGACATCGCGCGCCTTGGCGAGTCGCTGGTGTTCCTGCTGGCCCTGCTGCAGAAGCTGGCAGACCCGAAGGTGCAGACGTTCCTCATGCGGGCTGTCGACATGCTGGGTGCTGTCGACCTCGACAACGCCAAGCCCGTCGGCATGTTCGGCATGGTCGGCGCGATGGGTGCGAAGGAGACCAAGGAAGGCCTTGGTGTCGCACTCGAGGTGCTCAAGGCCCTTGGCAAGCTCAGGGGTGACGGCACCCCCGCCGCCTGCGGCTGTTGCTGCTCCTCCAAAGGATAG
- a CDS encoding response regulator, which yields MNRQHILLVDKDPEVRALLSQMLAEAGYSVSTAHDALSALDTARKSRPDCISLDMDLPTPGGTILYARLRRDETLRHTPVVVHNGCARLPNSVPTIARACCPASLLETVTRILT from the coding sequence ATGAACAGACAGCACATCCTGCTCGTGGATAAGGACCCGGAAGTACGCGCCCTGCTGTCGCAGATGCTCGCCGAAGCCGGTTACAGCGTAAGTACCGCCCACGATGCTCTTTCCGCACTCGACACCGCTCGAAAAAGCCGCCCCGACTGCATCTCGCTGGACATGGACCTCCCCACGCCCGGCGGAACAATCCTCTATGCGCGACTGCGCCGCGACGAAACATTGCGGCACACTCCTGTCGTCGTGCATAATGGGTGCGCGAGACTCCCCAACAGTGTTCCCACCATCGCCCGGGCCTGCTGCCCCGCTTCGCTGCTTGAAACCGTAACCCGCATCCTCACCTAG